The Anoplopoma fimbria isolate UVic2021 breed Golden Eagle Sablefish chromosome 5, Afim_UVic_2022, whole genome shotgun sequence genome contains a region encoding:
- the LOC129091046 gene encoding high choriolytic enzyme 1-like produces MTPSVSLLLLLLLGLSQANPLMEEGSGTEDQVDEDDTVDISTRILTSNNATDEILLEGDLLAPRTRNAMKCWSQNCLWRKASNGLVMIPFTMSREFTSWERQKVDYAMKSFHSSTCLRFVPRQNEYDYISVENKAGCFSALGRTGGRQVLSLNRQGCLYHGIIQHEINHALGFNHEQTRSDRDYYVRINWDNIKPQSAYNFYKQDTNNLNTPYDYSSIMHYGRTAFSIQNGRDSITPFPNPNAQIGQRKGMSYWDIKRINLLYRC; encoded by the coding sequence ATGACTCCCTCTgtcagcctgctgctgctgctcctgctcggCCTCTCTCAGGCCAATCCTCTCATGGAGGAAGGGAGTGGAACAGAGGACCAAGTGGATGAAGATGACACCGTCGACATCAGCACCAGGATTCTCACCTCCAACAACGCCACCGACGAGATCCTGTTGGAAGGAGACCTGTTGGCCCCCAGAACCAGAAATGCCATGAAGTGCTGGTCCCAGAACTGCCTGTGGAGGAAAGCCTCCAACGGCCTGGTAATGATTCCCTTCACCATGAGCAGGGAGTTCACCAGCTGGGAGAGGCAGAAGGTCGACTACGCCATGAAGTCCTTCCACAGCAGCACCTGCCTGCGCTTCGTGCCCCGTCAGAACGAGTACGACTACATCAGCGTCGAGAACAAAGCCGGATGCTTCTCGGCTCTGGGCAGAACCGGAGGCAGACAGGTGCTCTCTCTCAACAGGCAGGGCTGCCTCTACCACGGCATCATCCAGCACGAGATCAACCACGCTCTGGGCTTCAATCACGAACAGACCAGGAGCGACCGCGACTACTACGTCCGGATCAACTGGGACAACATCAAACCACAGAGTGCCTACAACTTCTACAAGCAGGACACCAACAACCTGAACACTCCCTACGACTACTCCTCCATCATGCACTATGGAAGAACAGCCTTCTCCATCCAGAACGGGAGAGACTCCATCACTCCCTTCCCCAACCCCAACGCCCAGATCGGCCAGAGGAAGGGCATGTCCTACTGGGACATCAAGAGGATCAACCTGCTTTATAGGTGCTAA